The genomic stretch TTGAGATGAGTATAAGACCAATGTCCAGATCACATTGGGGTTGGAGGTGCCCTAATTTCAGGTAACTCATGTCTCAGAGTTAGACACCAACAAGGCCAAGAGAAATAAACTGCTCAAGAACACACTGCAAACTTCCCCAAGATTATACTCCAAGAACCACCCCTTATGTTTTCTAGCTCTCAGCAAAAATGTATTCTTTCCCCAAGTCTTCAGCTAAAGCTGGCTTGGCCTCTCAGAACTAGAAAACTGAGGTTCAGCAGTTAGGCTGAAGACTTCCCTGGCATTATGCAGCACAGACTAAGGAGCTCTAAGCACACTGAGGATACTCACTAAGATTTACCAGGTTGATCACCAAGTCCCGTTCTCCCTTGGTCTTTGTGGCACGCCCACAACAGTATTTCACAGTGCACTATCCTTTCTAATCAGAGCCTCCCAAACTCTGGAAAATGACCACATCCTCTTCACCCCAGTTTGGTACCGTTTGACCACACAACCTGACCTGACCGAATCAGGAACGGTTTTCTATCTTTATTCATCCCACTTATTGTGAACATTTTACACCATTTCTTGAGGTAATTAAGTTTTAATTCCACAGATCGTGTCCAGAGTGTTAGGTAATATACTATAtaccagaggttctcaacctttctagcgctgcgaccctttaatacagttcctcacgttgtggtgacccccaagcataaagcatttttgttgctacttcataactgtaatattgctactgttatgaatcataatgaatCTGTTTTCTGTGTTTACTGCTATGAATCGTAATGAATCTGCGTTTTCTGGTggttttaggtgacccctgtgaagaAGTCGTTGGAACCCAAAAGGGTCGCGACCCataggtggagaaccactgctaAATATGCAAAgggaaaactttttaaaattcaaagcatTCCGAAATCAGGAAACATACCTGTCCTCGAGAATTTCGGATTTAAACAGGGCCTTGGCCACTTTTTCAACTAATGAAACTGAATCACCCTATTGCTTcttggccttttggctaagatcaaacggAGGAAGCGCCAGAGTCCCTTGGTAGCGCTTttgcattaaaacaaacaaacaaaaaaacaaaccaaaacaaaacaaaaactgaagggTCCCTGTAGTGGTGCTCCTAGTACTTAGAGCTGCCAGGCATCTGGAAGGTAGAGCTGTCTGCGGGACCCGTATCGTCTTCGGCCTGAGGGCAATGGGGGCTTCCGGGGCGGCAGCCACCTGGCCCATCCCCCTCTGGCCCCGCCTGCTTCAGCTAGGCGCGGTGATTCATTCCCTCCTTTGCCCGGGGGCTCCCTTCCCGGACAGACCGGCGGGGCAGACGGCTGGGTGTGCAGCGACCTCGAACCTGTGAGCCAGAAAGCAGAGCTTCTTTTGCGTCCCAGGAATTCCAGCACACACCATGGCGGACTCCGAGCGCCTCTCAGCCCCTGGCTGCTGGTTAGCCTGCACGAGCTTCTCGCGCACCCGAAAGGGACTGCTCTTGTTTGCTGAGATTGTGAGTGTTCCCGGGCCGGAGGGTGGGCAGAAGCTAGGTGTACGGGCTGGACCACTTGGTACTGGACTGTCCCGGTTGAGGCAGGCACGTGGCCCGGCTGGTTAGCCGTGGGGTGCAAGTGGGTGAGTTCGAAGAGGAGGATCGAAGCCAAGGTGCAGGGTGTTTGGTCGGGCATGGGCGAAGTAGTGGAGAGCTGGTAGTGCACTGGTGAGGCGAATAATTTTTAGCTAATGTTGGGGGCTCGGTGTGTGGGTGTAGGCtgctagtggaaggagagaaggggtcCTGGGGAGTGGAAGCCTCTCGTGGCAGGGCGTGGTCAGCCTGGGCACTGGCTGGCGGGCTGGCTGTGCTCCCAAAGGCGGGGCCTTTTGGGGTGGGATAGAGCTAGTCCTCTAGGGTAGGGCTTTTCCACCCTTCACCAGTTCTTCCCTGCCCGTTTGGAACTGGACGGGAGGTCTTTAGCTCTTTGCATGGTTATAGGGAACCTTGGTTTTCCATTTGCCTCAAAGTGCGCACTGCCTTTGGGTCACTTATAAAAAGGGGTGCGGCTCCTTTAACGGAGCCCTGCCCTGCTAGTGTCAGTCTCACTCCTTCCCAAGGGGGTTGCCTGGGGAACCTCTAGTCCCTCCCATTAAAGGCTTGGAAGCTGGCGCCACCAGCGCTCACCAAACACCTGGCAGAGCCACTCCCCTCAGGGAAAGGGGAACTGAAGCACAtaattcttcttttttcttactgGGTGACCCTGGGGAAGCCACTTAACCTCTCTGACTCACTTTTCTCATGTATAAAGTAGAATAGTACCTGGCTCATTAGATTATTGGGATGATTGAGTGAAATAAGACTTGTAAAGCTCCTAGACAAAGCTTGAAGAACAATGAGCATGCGAGAGGGGTTTTGGGTGTTTTATTGTGTGTCATTTTCTTGCTCCTGGTAGTTATTTGGGAAAAATGATTTTTCTCCCCCCCCTCCGTCTGATCCCCTCCAACTCTACCAAGTTGGTGGAACTTAGGGTGTTGCACATGTTAGGTAaatgccctaccactgagctacgtcTCCAGTCCTGGGAAGTGgatttcatgtttttttgtttgtttgttttcctgatgaACATATGAGTTTGAGATTCCTCTTTTCCAATTTCAACCATTGCACTTAACCCATGGCTGACTGAGGTCCCTTGTCCCTGCccccctcagatactgtgcctgGTGATCTTAATTTGCTTCAGTGCATCTACATCAGCGTACTCCTCCCTGTCGGTGATTGAGATGATCTTTGCTGCTGTGTTATTTGTCTTCTACATGTGTGACCTGCACTCTAAGATATCATTCATCAACTGGCCTTGGACTGTGAGAAAGGGGCCAGTATTGCTGAGGCTGGGTGGGTGGTGGGTGGGGAAGTTTGAATGGTCTGTAGAATGCTGGAGGCTGAAATCACCTTTTTCTGCATCCGCTTCACAGGACTTCTTCAGATCCCTCATAGCAGCTATCCTGTACCTGATCACCTCCATTGTTGTCCTTGTAGAAGGAAGAGGCGGCTCCAGAATTGCTGCTGGGGTAAGGGCCCAAGAAGCAGATCCAAATCACAGAAAGAAGGGTTTGAGGATGTAGGGAACTTCTGCAGGAGTAC from Meriones unguiculatus strain TT.TT164.6M chromosome X, Bangor_MerUng_6.1, whole genome shotgun sequence encodes the following:
- the Plp2 gene encoding proteolipid protein 2, with the protein product MADSERLSAPGCWLACTSFSRTRKGLLLFAEIILCLVILICFSASTSAYSSLSVIEMIFAAVLFVFYMCDLHSKISFINWPWTDFFRSLIAAILYLITSIVVLVEGRGGSRIAAGVLGLAATVLFGYDAYFTFPLKQQRHTAAPTDPTDGP